From the genome of Halobacteriovorax marinus SJ:
ATCTTTTCTAAGCTTGATGACAAGTCTAAGAATGAAGTTGGAAAGAAAACGCAAATCATTGTGGCACAGAGAAAGGTTCACGGACTTCTTGAGCTAGATGTTAAGATTGATCTAAGGCTTGCTCTAGCATTTGAAATGTCATTTCTTAACCAAGAGAGAAGAACAGCCCGCGTTTACTCTAGCATCGATCCCATTAGCGTTTTGCCATGGAGCAGCTACCAAGAACATAAGAATAGGTCTTCTTTTACAATTTACTGGGACGAAGACACTTATACCCTCTATCTTGAGACTCCTGCCAATGAGCTCCTAAAGGGAACTTACTATCTTTGGCTTAAAGTAG
Proteins encoded in this window:
- a CDS encoding zinc-dependent peptidase; amino-acid sequence: MHASVIFGTILCLFFLFLISKIFYNLITNSHLLKYEFPEGWSKKITERYPIFSKLDDKSKNEVGKKTQIIVAQRKVHGLLELDVKIDLRLALAFEMSFLNQERRTARVYSSIDPISVLPWSSYQEHKNRSSFTIYWDEDTYTLYLETPANELLKGTYYLWLKVDKRFSHLSDEQLLTIHRELSESTWPISLEAGQRILNSKFSES